From Candidatus Palauibacter australiensis, the proteins below share one genomic window:
- a CDS encoding GDP-mannose 4,6-dehydratase, with translation MRVLVTGGDGFVGQHLVEHLLGRGHEVAATMLGEAPSEGTLSPTARAAAEWTRLDVRDTDAVASVVNAARPRRIFHLAGFSSGAEAGLRSRDALAVNGAGTLSLVEAVARVSADVQTVVVAGSADSYGRGGGGPVEERTPLRPLSVYGATKAAQDVLARGVGAALGVPVVVARLFPLLGPGQRPVFALPSFCRRALAIRRGTAEPRLSVGNLDVARDFTDVRDGVRALAHIADLDGTPHMAYNVCSGVATRIRRLLEWVLERAEIDPEIVRDPALVRRGEPETLVGDPARLRAATGWCAERDLRTCAHATMDWVAGTGAA, from the coding sequence GTGAGGGTCCTGGTAACAGGCGGCGACGGGTTCGTCGGGCAGCACCTGGTCGAGCATCTGCTGGGCCGCGGACACGAGGTGGCCGCGACGATGCTCGGGGAGGCTCCCTCCGAGGGGACGCTGTCCCCCACCGCTCGCGCCGCGGCCGAATGGACACGGCTCGATGTGCGAGACACCGACGCCGTCGCCTCGGTCGTGAACGCCGCCCGTCCGCGCCGCATCTTCCACCTGGCCGGCTTCTCATCGGGAGCCGAGGCCGGCCTGCGGTCCCGCGATGCCCTCGCGGTGAACGGAGCGGGCACGCTGAGCCTCGTCGAAGCGGTCGCGCGGGTCTCGGCGGACGTGCAGACCGTGGTCGTGGCGGGTTCCGCCGACTCGTACGGCCGCGGCGGTGGCGGACCGGTGGAAGAGCGCACGCCGCTTAGGCCGCTGAGCGTGTACGGTGCCACCAAAGCCGCCCAGGACGTTCTCGCCCGCGGCGTCGGCGCGGCCCTGGGCGTACCCGTGGTCGTCGCGCGGCTCTTTCCGCTCCTCGGACCCGGACAGCGTCCCGTGTTCGCGCTCCCGAGCTTCTGCCGCCGCGCCCTCGCCATTCGGCGGGGGACGGCGGAGCCGCGGCTCTCCGTGGGCAATCTCGACGTGGCGCGCGACTTCACGGACGTACGCGACGGGGTCCGGGCACTCGCGCACATCGCCGACCTCGACGGGACGCCCCATATGGCGTACAACGTGTGCTCCGGGGTCGCGACGAGGATCCGGCGCCTACTCGAGTGGGTTCTCGAGCGGGCGGAGATCGACCCCGAGATCGTGCGCGATCCCGCCCTCGTCCGGCGCGGAGAACCTGAAACCCTGGTCGGCGATCCGGCGCGATTGCGCGCCGCAACCGGGTGGTGTGCGGAACGCGACCTGCGGACCTGCGCGCACGCCACCATGGACTGGGTCGCCGGCACCGGCGCCGCCTGA
- the hemB gene encoding porphobilinogen synthase, with translation MPDASFPTSRPRRLRRTASLRELVRETRLEASDLIYPMFIDDRGEGRQPIPSMPGIDRLSIEAAVEEAGAAFEEGIRAVLLFGLPESKDARGSRADRPDGVIQRSLRALRSALPDLILITDVCLCEYTDHGHCGILDGDRVANDPTLERLAAQAVSHGAAGADIVAPSDMMDGRVGAIRASLDEAHLEDVAILSYAAKYASAFYGPFRDAADSAPAFGDRRGYQMDVRNADEAIREVRFDIAEGADLVMVKPALPNLDVLRRVKDEFRMPTAAYQVSGEYAMIEAAGANGWLDAEAASLEAVRAIRRAGADLIVTYAARRLARVL, from the coding sequence ATGCCTGACGCGTCGTTCCCCACCTCCCGACCACGCCGCCTGCGTCGCACGGCTTCCCTGCGCGAGCTGGTGCGGGAAACTCGGCTTGAGGCTTCCGATCTCATCTACCCCATGTTCATCGACGACCGGGGAGAGGGCCGGCAGCCGATCCCTTCGATGCCCGGCATCGACCGCCTGAGTATCGAGGCGGCCGTCGAGGAAGCGGGCGCCGCGTTCGAGGAGGGAATCCGGGCCGTCCTTCTGTTCGGCCTGCCTGAAAGCAAGGATGCGCGGGGCTCGCGCGCGGACCGGCCGGATGGCGTGATCCAGCGCTCCTTGCGGGCGCTCCGCAGCGCGCTTCCCGACCTGATCCTGATCACGGACGTCTGCCTGTGCGAGTACACCGACCACGGGCACTGCGGGATCCTCGACGGCGACCGCGTCGCGAACGACCCGACGCTCGAGCGGCTCGCCGCCCAAGCCGTGAGTCACGGGGCCGCGGGGGCGGACATCGTCGCGCCATCGGACATGATGGACGGCCGGGTCGGAGCGATTCGCGCCTCGCTGGACGAAGCGCACCTCGAGGACGTGGCCATCCTGTCCTACGCCGCGAAGTATGCGAGCGCCTTCTACGGCCCGTTCCGCGACGCGGCGGACTCCGCCCCCGCCTTCGGAGATCGGCGCGGATATCAGATGGACGTACGGAACGCGGATGAGGCGATCCGCGAAGTCCGGTTCGACATCGCCGAAGGGGCGGACCTGGTCATGGTGAAGCCGGCGCTGCCGAATCTCGATGTCCTCCGACGCGTGAAGGATGAGTTCCGGATGCCCACCGCCGCGTATCAGGTGAGCGGGGAATACGCGATGATCGAAGCCGCGGGAGCCAACGGCTGGCTCGACGCGGAAGCGGCCAGCCTGGAAGCGGTCCGAGCCATCCGGCGGGCGGGGGCGGACCTCATCGTCACCTATGCCGCACGCCGCCTCGCGCGTGTGCTCTAG